In Spea bombifrons isolate aSpeBom1 chromosome 12, aSpeBom1.2.pri, whole genome shotgun sequence, the following proteins share a genomic window:
- the TTLL10 gene encoding inactive polyglycylase TTLL10 produces MSKAGSESSPSENLDETENEVLILSHSASSEVPNTVEKKPGDPRGQGPFFYIGGNNGANLVSAYCTRKGWQRIQDNKREDYKLKWCETKRFANYYSFRQGQQLLYQIPNNKILTTKIGLLSSLREYERVKRKISKLWNPRVLKMEDFFPETYRLDIASEREAFFLLYDESQTWICKPTGLNQGRGIFLLKNAEQVNDLRHQLQAINEDPKRSPYRSPQGKIAQRYIPNPLLLGGRKFDVRSYMVIASTVPYFVFFHHGYVRLTCNNYDPTSDDLTGHLTNQYMQKKHPLYSELKEETVWSMERFNNYVNETYASKKGLPQDWVLHVFTKRMQQIMTHCFLAVKSKLDCRMGYFDLIGCDFLIDENFKVWLLEMNCNPALHTNCEVLKDVIPGVVNETLDLALEIFGKTLKSQSIMPLKTQSKCVLLFNGELNEPTVKFNRSINASPIKVQNEPVKTIERHPQGFRASVHNGTRPMISKITPKPTLTMSTVHIMNNVYGKLPYIPKQKLKNEAIDRVQASKNNDVSSDVEHPKNISLQSAPVAKFSFTNLHKLRVTGSKTPQNIRKNMLVNSSSDDQVNQDLN; encoded by the exons ATGTCCAAAG CGGGATCTGAATCATCTCCTTCAGAGAATTTAGATGAGACAGAAAATGAAGTTTTAATATTGAGCCACAGTGCTTCTTCTGAAGTACCCAATACGGTGGAGAAGAAGCCAGGAGACCCACGGGGACAAGGACCATTTTTTTATATCGGTGGTAATAATGGGGCAAAtct GGTTAGCGCTTACTGCACACGCAAAGGCTGGCAGCGTATCCAGGACAATAAGAGAGAAGATTACAAACTGAAATGGTGTGAAACGAAACGTTTTGCTAATTATTACTCCTTTCGGCAAG GACAGCAACTGTTATATCAGATACCCAATAATAAAATCCTCACCACAAAAATTGGACTATTAAGCAGCCTGAGAGAATATGAAAGAGTGAAGAGGAAAATCAGCAAATTATGGAATCCCAG AGTTCTAAAAATGGAGGACTTTTTTCCAGAGACATACCGTTTGGACATCGCCTCTGAGAGGGAAGCATTCTTTTTGCTTTATGATG AGAGTCAAACATGGATTTGTAAACCCACTGGACTAAATCAGGGACGTGGTATTTTCTTGCTGAAAAATGCAGAGCAAGTCAATGACCTAAGGCATCAATTGCAAGCCATAAACGAAGACCCCAAGAGGTCTCCATACAGGAGCCCACAAGGCAAGATTGCACAAAG ATATATACCCAACCCGTTGCTTTTGGGTGGACGGAAATTTGATGTTCGCTCCTATATGGTCATTGCTTCCACCGTGCCTTACTTTGTGTTCTTTCACCATGGCTATGTGCGTTTAACATGTAACAATTATGATCCCACATCTGATGACCTCACAGGCCATCTGACCAACCAG TACATGCAAAAGAAGCATCCTCTTTACAGTGAGCTAAAGGAAGAAACTGTCTGGTCGATGGAGAGATTCAACAATTACGTTAATGAAACGTACGCATCGAAAAAAGGCCTGCCTCAGGACTGGGTATTACATGTTTTCACG AAAAGGATGCAGCAGATTATGACACACTGTTTCCTGGCTGTTAAGTCAAAGCTGGATTGCCGGATGGGATACTTTGATCTCATTGGCTGCGATTTCCTAATTGATGAAAACTTTAAG GTGTGGCTACTGGAAATGAATTGTAACCCAGCCTTGCACACCAACTGCGAAGTGCTGAAGGACGTGATCCCGGGGGTAGTTAATGAAACACTTG ATTTGGCTCTTGAAATCTTTGGTAAGACTTTGAAAAGTCAAAGCATTATGCCCCTAAAAACTCAGAGTAAATGTGTTCTTCTGTTCAATGGAGAGCTGAATGAGCCAACTGTGAAATTCAACAGATCCATAAATGCCAGTCCTATTAAAGTGCAGAATGAGCCTGTGAAGACTATCGAGAGACATCCGCAAGGGTTTAGAGCTTCTGTGCATAATGGGACCAGGCCGATGATCTCCAAAATAACACCAAAGCCAACGCTAACAATGTCCACAGTGCACATAATGAACAATGTGTATGGCAAATTACCATATATACCAAAACAAAAACTTAAGAATGAGGCCATAGATCGTGTACAAGCGTCTAAGAACAATGATGTATCATCAGATGTAGAACATCCAAAGAACATATCTTTACAGTCTGCACCAGTAGCCAAGTTCTCCTTTACAAATCTTCATAAACTCAGAGTGACTGGAAGCAAGACACCTCAGAATATCAGAAAGAACATGTTGGTCAATTCCAGCTCTGATGATCAGGTCAACCAAGATCTCAACTGA